Within Rhizobacter sp., the genomic segment CCTCGTTCTACGACGGCGAGTGCCAACGGCAACATCCACTGATCCGCCAGATGCTGGCCCAGCGCGCCTTCGCTCGCTTGGTAGGCCTTGACCTCCTTGACCAAGGCGCCCGCCACCTGCTCTGCGCTCACGCCCTTCTCACCGAAAACGGTGACGACCTCACTCACATGCGCATAGGCAATCGTGGCCAACAGTGCATTGCCAGGGCCCTCGTTCTGCCGCACTGCCGGCGTGCGGAGCTGCTCACCCGACCAACCCAGCACGCGCGCCAGTGCCGCGAGTTCACGGACCGCCACGGAACTCGGCAAGGCCGGCGCGAAGCACTCTGCATACGCCTCCTGCACCGGACCGCGATCCGTCAGGTCGAAGGGCTGAAGACCTCCGGCAGCCGGCTGCACCAATGCTGAAACCTCGCCCCCGCCGGCCGGATAGAAGCCCAGCCGACGCAGTTCCAGATCGAGACCCACACCGAGGCGCCGCAGCAATGGCGCGAAGCTGCGCTCCAGGAAGTGGAACGGCGGTGCCATCGGGTTATGGGTGCCGCCACTGAGTGCCACCCGGCTGGACTCAGTGCACAGCATCAGCGCTGGCAACACCGTCTGTAGGACGAGGGTGCAGCTGCCAGCCGTGCCGACATTGAAGGCATAGTCGCCCGAGCGCACTGGGCCGGGCTCGAAGACCAAAGTCTGCGAGCCGAGTTCCGCACCTTCCACCTTCGCGCCGCAGACGGCCACAGCCGCCTGCACGCAGGTCAGGTGCTGGCGCATCAATCCAGGCTTCGGACGCTTTGCGCGAATGCGTTGGATCGCCATCGGCCGGCCCGTGCACATCGACAGCGCCAGGCTCGTGCGCAGGATCTGGCCGCCGCCTTCGCCGGTCGAGCCATCGAGTTCAATCAGTTCCATTCTTCTCTCGTTCATTCTTCTGGACCGTCTCGTACAGAAACGCGTCAAGCATCGAGGTCTCCGGTCGAGACGCATCTGCGACCATCTGTGCGCCAGCAGCCGCGAGCTCGCTCTCGATAAGGTCGTGGATGCCCACCCATCGCGGACTCGTCGCGGCTTCACCGGCACGCATCTTCACTTCGAGCAGTCGGTTGATCTCGTCGAGCAGCACACGATCGTCGAGCGTGGCCTCCGCCAATGCAGCAAAGCGCATCGGCGGCACACCTCGCCCGTCGCGAATCCACCGAGCCGCCAACAGCGGGCGCAGCACGTAGAGGTACTTCTTGTAGCGAACCTCTTCCCCGCGCAGGTGCTCGCGGAAGTTCTTCTTCGCCATCGACACGTAGTGGTGGTAGCCACGCACGGCCGAGAAGCCGTCTTCCGCCAGCGAACGCAGGCGCGCCACCGTGTCGGCCTCTTCGCGATAGACGATCGGCGAACGCAGCCACTCCAGCAGCGTCGGATTCGACTGACGCAGAAGCAGCAGCGTCTTGCGCAGGTCCCAGCCGTTTACGTCCAGGTCGCCGCTGATCGGCTGCTCGATCACGTCGCGGCCCGACTCCACTGTCAGGTACCACGACAGGCGGTTCACGTAGATGAAGCGCACGTCGTAGTCGCTGTCCGGGGAGGCAAATCCCCAACCGCGACTTCCGGATTCGCAGGCGAACAGAACCTTCACGTCGTGGTCGACCTCGAGTCGCTGCAGGCACTCGAGGATCTGCACCCGCATCACCGGGTCGATCGGGTGCGCGCTGATCAGTGCTTCGTTGTTCATGACTCCCTCCCATTCATCTTGAAACGGGGAGAGAGCCACCGAGCTCTCACCCCTTCACACACACCACCTGCTTCAAGGTGTGGACGACTTCCACCAAGTCCTTCTGCGCTTCCATCACCGCATCGATGTCCTTGTAGGCCATCGGGATCTCGTCGATGACGTCCTTGTCCTTGCGGCACTCGACGCCTTCGGTCGCCTTGATCTGGTCGTCGACCGTGAACAGCTTCTTCGCCTTCGTACGGCTCATCACGCGACCGGCACCGTGGCTGCAGCTCTCGAAGCTCTCGGCGTTGCCCAGGCCGCGCACGATGTAGCTGCGCGCGCCCATGCTGCCGGGAATGATGCCCAGCTGACCGCGCTTCGCACTCACCGCACCCTTGCGGGTCACGAACACATCCTCGCCGAAGTGGCGCTCCTGCTGCACGTAGTTGTGGTGGCAGTTGACCGCCTCGACATGCGACTCGAACGGCTTGCTGATGACCTTGCGAACCGTCGCGATCAGGTTGGTCATCATCACCTCGCGGTTGCGCGCCGCGAACTTCTGCGCCCAGCCCACGCCGCGCACGTAGTCGCCGAAGTACTGCGCGCCTTCCTCGAAGTACGCCAGGTCCTGGTCCGGCAGGTTGCGCTGGTGCAGTTCGGCATCCTTCTTCGCCAGTTCGATGAAGTGGGTGCCGATCGCGTTGCCCACGCCACGCGAACCCGAGTGCAGCATGAACCACACGAAGCCGTCCTCGTCGAGGCAGACCTCGATGAAGTGGTTGCCGGTGCCCAGCGTACCCAGGTGCTTGCGGTTGTTCGTGTTCTTGAGACGCGGGTGCAATTCGCACAGCGAATCGAACTCGTCCACCAGCGTCGCCCAGACCTGGTCCACCGCATCGGGCGGGTTCTCCCAGCTGCCTTGGTCGCGACCACGGTTGCGCGGCGACGAGCCGTGCGGCACGGCACGCTCGATCGCGGCACGCAGCGGCGCCAGGTTGTCGGGCAGGTCGTTCGCATGCAGCGTCGTCTTGCAGGCCATCATGCCGCAGCCGATGTCAACACCGACGGCGGCCGGGATGATCGCGCGCAAGGTCGGGATCACTGAACCGACAGTCGCACCGATGCCCAGGTGGACATCAGGCATCGCGGCGATGTGCTTGAACACGATGGGCAGGCGCGCCGCATTGGCGAGCTGCTGCTTCGCTTCGTCTTCCACAGGCACGCCGCGCGTCCACATCTTGATGGGCACGCCGCCATCGGGCTGCTCGGTGTTGTAGTTCTGTTCCATGTTCATCTCACTTCATCTCACACCAGAAAACGGTGACCAGGGTCGATGAAACCTTGCTCCGCCATCCATTGCTGGACCGGGATTCGGAC encodes:
- the rtcA gene encoding RNA 3'-terminal phosphate cyclase; protein product: MELIELDGSTGEGGGQILRTSLALSMCTGRPMAIQRIRAKRPKPGLMRQHLTCVQAAVAVCGAKVEGAELGSQTLVFEPGPVRSGDYAFNVGTAGSCTLVLQTVLPALMLCTESSRVALSGGTHNPMAPPFHFLERSFAPLLRRLGVGLDLELRRLGFYPAGGGEVSALVQPAAGGLQPFDLTDRGPVQEAYAECFAPALPSSVAVRELAALARVLGWSGEQLRTPAVRQNEGPGNALLATIAYAHVSEVVTVFGEKGVSAEQVAGALVKEVKAYQASEGALGQHLADQWMLPLALAVVERGGAASFTCTELTEHATTNIGVIEQFLPVRFDVEPTSSSHRVRVTSAATA
- a CDS encoding RtcB family protein, with product MEQNYNTEQPDGGVPIKMWTRGVPVEDEAKQQLANAARLPIVFKHIAAMPDVHLGIGATVGSVIPTLRAIIPAAVGVDIGCGMMACKTTLHANDLPDNLAPLRAAIERAVPHGSSPRNRGRDQGSWENPPDAVDQVWATLVDEFDSLCELHPRLKNTNNRKHLGTLGTGNHFIEVCLDEDGFVWFMLHSGSRGVGNAIGTHFIELAKKDAELHQRNLPDQDLAYFEEGAQYFGDYVRGVGWAQKFAARNREVMMTNLIATVRKVISKPFESHVEAVNCHHNYVQQERHFGEDVFVTRKGAVSAKRGQLGIIPGSMGARSYIVRGLGNAESFESCSHGAGRVMSRTKAKKLFTVDDQIKATEGVECRKDKDVIDEIPMAYKDIDAVMEAQKDLVEVVHTLKQVVCVKG
- a CDS encoding nucleotidyltransferase domain-containing protein, coding for MNNEALISAHPIDPVMRVQILECLQRLEVDHDVKVLFACESGSRGWGFASPDSDYDVRFIYVNRLSWYLTVESGRDVIEQPISGDLDVNGWDLRKTLLLLRQSNPTLLEWLRSPIVYREEADTVARLRSLAEDGFSAVRGYHHYVSMAKKNFREHLRGEEVRYKKYLYVLRPLLAARWIRDGRGVPPMRFAALAEATLDDRVLLDEINRLLEVKMRAGEAATSPRWVGIHDLIESELAAAGAQMVADASRPETSMLDAFLYETVQKNEREKNGTD